A single genomic interval of Cervus elaphus chromosome 19, mCerEla1.1, whole genome shotgun sequence harbors:
- the DNMT3L gene encoding DNA (cytosine-5)-methyltransferase 3-like, whose protein sequence is MCAPCKDKFLECLFLYDDDGYQSYCSICCAGETLLICENPDCTRCYCFECVDTLVGPGTSEKVHAMSNWVCFLCLPFPRSGLLQRRRKWRSGLKAFYDREAESPLEMYKTVPVWKREPIRVLSLFGNIKKELTSLGFLEDGSKRGRLKHLDDVTNVVRRDVDEWGPFDLTYGSTPALGHTCDHPPGWYVYQFHRILQYARPPPGSPQPFFWMFVDNLVLTEEDLDVATRFLETDPVTIQDVRGRTVQNAVHVWSNIPAVKRHSALVSQEELFLLAQDRQRMKPPAQSPATLVKNCFLPLREYFKYFSTELTSSL, encoded by the exons ATGTGTGCTCCCTGCAAG GACAAGTTCCTGGAGTGCCTCTTCCTGTATGACGATGACGGGTACCAGTCCTACTGCTCCATCTGCTGCGCTGGGGAGACGCTACTCATCTGCGAGAATCCCGACTGCACCCG ATGCTACTGTTTCGAGTGCGTTGACACCCTGGTTGGCCCCGGGACCTCGGAGAAGGTTCACGCCATGAGCAACTGGGTCTGCTTCCTTTGCTTGCCCTTCCCCCGGAGCGGGCTgctgcagaggaggaggaagtggcggTCGGGGCTGAAGGCCTTCTATGACCGGGAGGCG gaGAGTCCCCTTGAGATGTACAAAACTGTGCCTGTGTGGAAGAGAGAGCCCATCCGGGTGCTGTCCCTTTTTGGGAACATCAAGAAAG AGCTGACGAGTCTGGGCTTTTTGGAAGATGGTTCTAAGCGGGGAAGATTGAAACATTTGGATGACGTCACCAACGTAGTGAGGAGGGAT GTAGACGAGTGGGGCCCCTTCGACCTCACCTATGGTTCCACGCCTGCCCTGGGCCACACCTGCGACCATCCCCCCG GGTGGTACGTGTACCAGTTCCACCGCATCCTGCAGTACGCGAGGCCCCCGCCTGGCAGCCCCCAGCCCTTCTTCTGGATGTTCGTGGACAACCTGGTGCTGACGGAGGAGGACCTGGATGTGGCCACTCGCTTCCTGGAG ACTGACCCGGTGACCATCCAGGATGTCCGTGGCAGGACTGTCCAGAACGCCGTGCACGTGTGGAGCAACATCCCTGCTGTGAAGAG GCACTCGGCTCTGGTGTCCCAAGAGGAACTCTTCCTACTGGCTCAGGACAGGCAGCGAATGAAGCCCCCTGCCCAGAGCCCAGCCACCCTGGTGAAGAATTGCTTTCTCCCCCTGAGAgagtatttcaaatatttttcaacagAACTCACTTCCTCTTTATAA
- the ICOSLG gene encoding ICOS ligand isoform X1, with protein sequence MRPRSPGLLLLLLWGLQAESQEEVRAMVGSDVRLRCIYPKENSFDLNDLYVYWQISMAGKGNADSVVTYYLSGNRSADHSDNHYKNRAQLSLDSMKRGDFSLHLRNITPQDEQKFICLVFQISLQLKKILEVTVTLHVAANYSMPVVSGPSQDEELTFTCTSTNGYPQPNVYWINKTDNSVLDDALHNSTVSLNARGLYDVVSVLRIGRTPHVNVGCCIENVLLHQNLTSGQTETFTGTKDSITEDPIDGSHGGEPQPVLSVLVVLAVIVALALATGWLCRSRCPPRSYTGAQVARPELALTGDSRPAAAWCRSRFTPEACPRGPSWRMRDTAC encoded by the exons ATGCGGCCGAGGAG TCCTggactgctcctgctgctgctctggGGTCTGCAAGCCG agagtcaagAAGAAGTGCGAGCGATGGTGGGCAGCGACGTCCGGCTCCGCTGCATTTACCCTAAAGAAAACAGCTTCGATTTAAACGACCTTTACGTTTACTGGCAAATCAGCATGGCGGGCAAAGGGAATGCCGACTCCGTGGTGACCTACTACCTGTCCGGAAACCGCTCTGCCGACCACAGCGACAACCACTACAAGAACCGGGCCCAGCTGTCCTTGGACAGCATGAAGCGGGGAGACTTCTCTCTGCATCTGCGCAACATCACCCCCCAGGACGAGCAGAAGTTCATCTGCCTGGTGTTTCAGATATCCTTGCAATTAAAAAAGATTTTGGAAGTTACGGTCACGCTGCACGTGGCAG CAAACTACAGCATGCCTGTGGTCAGTGGCCCGTCCCAGGACGAGGAGCTCACCTTCACGTGCACGTCCACCAATGGCTACCCGCAGCCCAATGTGTACTGGATCAACAAGACGGACAACAGCGTGCTGGATGACGCCCTGCACAACAGCACGGTGTCCCTGAACGCGCGGGGCCTGTATGATGTGGTCAGCGTCCTGAGAATCGGGCGAACCCCCCATGTCAACGTGGGCTGCTGCATTGAGAATGTGCTGCTGCACCAGAACCTGACGAGCGGCCAGACAG AAACATTCACGGGAACCAAGGACAGCATCACAGAGGACCCGATCGATGGCAGCCATGGGGGAGAACCCCAGCCGGTTCTTAGCGTCCTTGTCGTGCTGGCCGTGATCGTGGCCCTGGCTCTAGCCACAGGCTGGCTGTGTAGGAGCAGGTGTCCGCCCAGAAGCTACACAG GTGCCCAGGTTGCAAGGCCGGAGCTGGCGCTCACGG GTGATTCCCGGCCTGCCGCTGCCTGGTGCCGCAGCAGATTCACTCCCGAGGCCTGCCCCCGAGGCCCATCCTGGAGGATGCGGGACACAGCTTGCTAA
- the ICOSLG gene encoding ICOS ligand isoform X3, with translation MRPRSPGLLLLLLWGLQAESQEEVRAMVGSDVRLRCIYPKENSFDLNDLYVYWQISMAGKGNADSVVTYYLSGNRSADHSDNHYKNRAQLSLDSMKRGDFSLHLRNITPQDEQKFICLVFQISLQLKKILEVTVTLHVAANYSMPVVSGPSQDEELTFTCTSTNGYPQPNVYWINKTDNSVLDDALHNSTVSLNARGLYDVVSVLRIGRTPHVNVGCCIENVLLHQNLTSGQTETFTGTKDSITEDPIDGSHGGEPQPVLSVLVVLAVIVALALATGWLCRSRCPPRSYTGAQVARPELALTEHV, from the exons ATGCGGCCGAGGAG TCCTggactgctcctgctgctgctctggGGTCTGCAAGCCG agagtcaagAAGAAGTGCGAGCGATGGTGGGCAGCGACGTCCGGCTCCGCTGCATTTACCCTAAAGAAAACAGCTTCGATTTAAACGACCTTTACGTTTACTGGCAAATCAGCATGGCGGGCAAAGGGAATGCCGACTCCGTGGTGACCTACTACCTGTCCGGAAACCGCTCTGCCGACCACAGCGACAACCACTACAAGAACCGGGCCCAGCTGTCCTTGGACAGCATGAAGCGGGGAGACTTCTCTCTGCATCTGCGCAACATCACCCCCCAGGACGAGCAGAAGTTCATCTGCCTGGTGTTTCAGATATCCTTGCAATTAAAAAAGATTTTGGAAGTTACGGTCACGCTGCACGTGGCAG CAAACTACAGCATGCCTGTGGTCAGTGGCCCGTCCCAGGACGAGGAGCTCACCTTCACGTGCACGTCCACCAATGGCTACCCGCAGCCCAATGTGTACTGGATCAACAAGACGGACAACAGCGTGCTGGATGACGCCCTGCACAACAGCACGGTGTCCCTGAACGCGCGGGGCCTGTATGATGTGGTCAGCGTCCTGAGAATCGGGCGAACCCCCCATGTCAACGTGGGCTGCTGCATTGAGAATGTGCTGCTGCACCAGAACCTGACGAGCGGCCAGACAG AAACATTCACGGGAACCAAGGACAGCATCACAGAGGACCCGATCGATGGCAGCCATGGGGGAGAACCCCAGCCGGTTCTTAGCGTCCTTGTCGTGCTGGCCGTGATCGTGGCCCTGGCTCTAGCCACAGGCTGGCTGTGTAGGAGCAGGTGTCCGCCCAGAAGCTACACAG GTGCCCAGGTTGCAAGGCCGGAGCTGGCGCTCACGG AGCACGTGTGA
- the ICOSLG gene encoding ICOS ligand isoform X2, with translation MVGSDVRLRCIYPKENSFDLNDLYVYWQISMAGKGNADSVVTYYLSGNRSADHSDNHYKNRAQLSLDSMKRGDFSLHLRNITPQDEQKFICLVFQISLQLKKILEVTVTLHVAANYSMPVVSGPSQDEELTFTCTSTNGYPQPNVYWINKTDNSVLDDALHNSTVSLNARGLYDVVSVLRIGRTPHVNVGCCIENVLLHQNLTSGQTETFTGTKDSITEDPIDGSHGGEPQPVLSVLVVLAVIVALALATGWLCRSRCPPRSYTGAQVARPELALTGDSRPAAAWCRSRFTPEACPRGPSWRMRDTAC, from the exons ATGGTGGGCAGCGACGTCCGGCTCCGCTGCATTTACCCTAAAGAAAACAGCTTCGATTTAAACGACCTTTACGTTTACTGGCAAATCAGCATGGCGGGCAAAGGGAATGCCGACTCCGTGGTGACCTACTACCTGTCCGGAAACCGCTCTGCCGACCACAGCGACAACCACTACAAGAACCGGGCCCAGCTGTCCTTGGACAGCATGAAGCGGGGAGACTTCTCTCTGCATCTGCGCAACATCACCCCCCAGGACGAGCAGAAGTTCATCTGCCTGGTGTTTCAGATATCCTTGCAATTAAAAAAGATTTTGGAAGTTACGGTCACGCTGCACGTGGCAG CAAACTACAGCATGCCTGTGGTCAGTGGCCCGTCCCAGGACGAGGAGCTCACCTTCACGTGCACGTCCACCAATGGCTACCCGCAGCCCAATGTGTACTGGATCAACAAGACGGACAACAGCGTGCTGGATGACGCCCTGCACAACAGCACGGTGTCCCTGAACGCGCGGGGCCTGTATGATGTGGTCAGCGTCCTGAGAATCGGGCGAACCCCCCATGTCAACGTGGGCTGCTGCATTGAGAATGTGCTGCTGCACCAGAACCTGACGAGCGGCCAGACAG AAACATTCACGGGAACCAAGGACAGCATCACAGAGGACCCGATCGATGGCAGCCATGGGGGAGAACCCCAGCCGGTTCTTAGCGTCCTTGTCGTGCTGGCCGTGATCGTGGCCCTGGCTCTAGCCACAGGCTGGCTGTGTAGGAGCAGGTGTCCGCCCAGAAGCTACACAG GTGCCCAGGTTGCAAGGCCGGAGCTGGCGCTCACGG GTGATTCCCGGCCTGCCGCTGCCTGGTGCCGCAGCAGATTCACTCCCGAGGCCTGCCCCCGAGGCCCATCCTGGAGGATGCGGGACACAGCTTGCTAA